Proteins co-encoded in one Eremothecium sinecaudum strain ATCC 58844 chromosome VI, complete sequence genomic window:
- the YML6 gene encoding mitochondrial 54S ribosomal protein uL4m (Syntenic homolog of Ashbya gossypii AER316C; Syntenic homolog of Saccharomyces cerevisiae YML025C (YML6); 1-intron in Ashbya gossypii), with protein sequence MQIARALNLASRNLARSSSSKAPAILPNKGTPPRYTLASLRSFPSLEPHTLIPVPTSVFNAPLRRDILWRAVVYENDNKRVGSSNPPTRSTNGYSRRKLAPQKGTGRARVGDGNSPTRHNGAIAHGGRAPNNFKTDLPKKIYHQAFNVALSYQYRKNHIFVIGNRECLTTKNELDLDVLDIPAAKDMEDNTPLFEKFLTEYDLLKKKLLFITNEPREGLFASTERFEDKVNIVQKEFVDVNDILKADRIFIELEALEYLAVVFAPEPPILNQ encoded by the exons ATGCAAATTGCTAGAGCATTGAATTTGGCCTCCCGAAAT CTTGCTCGCAGCTCTTCTTCAAAGGCTCCTGCAATCCTGCCTAATAAGGGAACACCTCCACGTTATACTTTAGCTAGTCTGCGCTCTTTCCCATCTTTGGAACCCCATACTTTAATACCAGTTCCAACCTCTGTGTTCAATGCGCCATTAAGAAGAGATATACTATGGAGGGCTGTGGTTTATGAAAACGATAATAAGCGTGTGGGATCGTCCAATCCTCCTACTAGAAGTACCAACGGTTACTCCAGACGTAAACTGGCACCTCAGAAAGGTACCGGTCGCGCCAGAGTGGGTGATGGAAACTCCCCTACAAGACACAACGGTGCGATTGCCCATGGTGGACGCGCCCCCAACAACTTCAAAACAGATCTGCCTAAGAAAATTTACCACCAAGCCTTTAACGTTGCACTAAGCTACCAATACCGCAAGAACCATATCTTCGTGATTGGTAACCGCGAATGTCTTACTACGAAAAACGAGCTAGATCTCGACGTGCTAGATATTCCAGCTGCTAAGGATATGGAAGATAACACTCCTCTCTTCGAGAAATTTCTCACAGAATATGATCTGCTGAAAAAGAAGCTACTGTTTATTACCAATGAACCTAGGGAAGGTCTCTTTGCATCTACTGAGCGTTTTGAAGACAAAGTCAACATTGTTCAGAAGGAATTCGTTGACGTGAATGACATTTTGAAGGCTGACCGGATTTTTATTGAGCTTGAAGCCTTAGAATACCTTGCTGTTGTTTTTGCACCAGAACCACCCATCTTAAACCAATAA
- the UTP6 gene encoding snoRNA-binding rRNA-processing protein UTP6 (Syntenic homolog of Ashbya gossypii AER317W; Syntenic homolog of Saccharomyces cerevisiae YDR449C (UTP6)) yields the protein MSTKARYYLEQCIPEVTDLIDKGLFTKNEISTIMSKRTNFEHRLSSRGSSISDYIRYIEYEKNVEKLRQKRVKRILQDARTNSVSEWSIQQRIIFIFQRGCNKFPKEVKFWAMFLNHLKSSPHVSYKKVQNVYNQLLKLHPSNVDIWISCAKYEYEVHANYKSCRTVFQTGLRFNPDVPKLWYEYVKFELNFVTKLLHRRKVMNLINEREQELDMQQQQEVAKKDTSIDQEAQDEHTEKLQVPSTGDQMKDKLNELPDADMSMLGTEETNPALRGEIALVVYDLAMRKLAEDYIRKRNGYYSNSDSKLDLELKRNALEFVFKLSLEYIKLFDSFEDLNREYLIHHVVQYLKNLQFDDITVENSMPDIYVQVLIQDIVMNIRYMTPETLEIDELQLSVKKYLAYKSKCSSENVKKLSTAYTSYIQDRFLFEMSKSEDPRYRILNAIVKKL from the coding sequence ATGTCCACCAAGGCTAGATACTATTTGGAACAATGCATTCCTGAGGTTACAGACCTAATTGACAAGGGGTTGTTTACCAAGAATGAAATATCTACGATAATGAGCAAACGTACCAACTTTGAGCATCGGTTAAGTTCCCGTGGATCATCAATAAGTGACTATATTAGGTACATTGAGTACGAGAAGAACGTTGAAAAGTTGCGGCAAAAACGTGTCAAGAGAATATTGCAGGATGCGAGGACAAACAGTGTTTCAGAATGGTCTATACAACAAAGAAttatcttcatcttccaaAGGGGATGCAATAAGTTTCCGAAAGAGGTAAAATTTTGGGCTATGTTCCTGAACCACTTAAAGAGTAGTCCTCATGTTTCATATAAGAAGGTACAAAACGTCTATAACCAGTTGCTGAAGTTACATCCCTCCAATGTGGACATCTGGATTTCTTGCGCTAAGTATGAATACGAGGTGCATGCGAACTACAAGAGTTGTAGAACTGTTTTCCAGACTGGTTTGCGCTTCAATCCTGATGTGCCTAAGTTGTGGTATGAATACGTGAAGTTTGAGTTGAATTTTGTAACTAAACTATTGCATCGCCGGAAAGTTATGAATTTGATTAACGAAAGAGAGCAGGAGCTAGATATGCAACAACAACAGGAGGTAGCAAAGAAAGATACTAGCATAGATCAAGAAGCGCAGGACGAGCACACAGAAAAACTACAAGTTCCATCGACTGGGGATCAAATGAAGGACAAATTAAATGAGCTACCGGATGCTGATATGAGTATGCTGGGAACAGAGGAGACGAATCCGGCTCTACGTGGTGAAATAGCATTGGTAGTTTATGATCTCGCAATGAGAAAGCTTGCAGAAGACTACATCCGGAAACGTAATGGGTACTATTCTAACAGCGATAGCAAACTGGACTTGGAGTTGAAACGTAATGCTTTAGAGTTCGTGTTCAAGCTTTCATTGGAATATATTAAACTTTTTGACAGTTTTGAAGATCTAAATAGGGAATACCTGATACATCATGTCGTTCAATACTTGAAGAACTTGCAATTCGACGACATCACGGTAGAGAACTCGATGCCTGACATATACGTGCAAGTTTTGATCCAGGATATTGTGATGAACATACGATACATGACCCCAGAAACATTAGAGATCGACGAATTGCAGCTGTCAGTCAAAAAATACCTTGCATATAAGAGCAAGTGCTCAAGCGAAAATGTGAAGAAATTGAGCACTGCTTACACGTCATACATTCAAGACCGCTTCTTATTTGAGATGAGCAAGTCCGAAGATCCTAGATACAGGATCCTAAACGCAATTGTAAAGAAGTTATAG
- the ADA2 gene encoding chromatin-binding transcription regulator ADA2 (Syntenic homolog of Ashbya gossypii AER318C; Syntenic homolog of Saccharomyces cerevisiae YDR448W (ADA2)), with amino-acid sequence MSNKFHCDICSSDCTNRVRVSCAECPEYDLCVPCFSQGLYNGNHRPYHDYRIIETNSYPILCEDWGADEEQALIRGAQTLGLGNWQDIADNIGSRDKEEVYEHYVKYYLESKFYPIPDITMDINVKQETFLAERKRRIEKFREKPLQLPRKPVASVPSCHEVQGFMPGRLEFENEFEKDAEGPVKDMVFDPDDQPLEIEVKLAILDIYNSRLTTRTEKKRLLFENNLLDYRRLQSIEKKRPKELKDMYNKLKAFARIMTPQDFEQFSKDILQELRCRTRIAQLQEWRSNGLTSLEAGLKYERDKQARLQALERFGSSIYSLSNSAGANRYRASAAHRSGSDYTPNYNEGNNRKKTITVSDIQHGADFGLLSPEEQQLCMQLKILPKPYLAIKEVMFRELLRTGGNLKKKQCRELLNIDAAKANKIYEFFDYQNWL; translated from the coding sequence ATGTCTAACAAGTTTCACTGTGATATTTGTTCGTCGGATTGTACGAATCGGGTGCGTGTATCATGTGCTGAGTGCCCTGAATATGATTTGTGTGTTCCATGTTTCTCACAGGGCTTATATAACGGAAATCATCGACCATATCATGACTATAGGATTATAGAAACGAACTCATATCCAATACTTTGTGAGGATTGGGGAGCAGATGAGGAACAGGCGTTGATTCGTGGGGCACAGACGTTGGGATTAGGGAATTGGCAGGATATTGCAGATAATATTGGCTCCCGAGATAAAGAAGAGGTATATGAGCATTATGTGAAGTACTACCTTGAAAGTAAATTCTATCCTATTCCAGACATTACAATGGATATCAATGTTAAGCAGGAGACTTTTTTGGCTGAGCGGAAGCGTCGTATTGAGAAGTTTCGGGAAAAGCCATTACAACTACCAAGGAAGCCAGTGGCATCGGTTCCGTCGTGCCACGAAGTCCAAGGGTTTATGCCAGGGCGATTGGAGTTTGAAAATGAGTTTGAAAAGGATGCAGAGGGGCCTGTTAAGGATATGGTTTTTGATCCTGATGACCAGCCTCTGGAAATTGAAGTAAAGCTGGCGATCTTGGATATCTACAACTCGCGGCTCACAACGCGTACAGAAAAGAAGCGGCTACTGTTTGAGAATAACCTTCTTGATTACCGCCGGCTACAGAGCATTGAGAAGAAGCGGCCTAAGGAGCTCAAGGACATGTACAACAAACTGAAAGCATTTGCGCGAATCATGACGCCTCAGGATTTTGAGCAATTCAGCAAGGACATCTTACAAGAGCTACGCTGCAGAACGCGAATTGCACAATTACAAGAATGGAGATCTAACGGACTTACTTCACTAGAAGCTGGACTTAAGTACGAACGCGATAAACAGGCAAGACTCCAAGCCTTGGAGCGTTTTGGCTCTTCTATTTATTCTCTTTCCAATTCCGCTGGCGCCAATCGCTACCGCGCATCCGCCGCACATAGATCGGGCTCGGATTATACACCTAACTACAACGAAGGCAACAATAGAAAGAAAACAATTACTGTTAGCGACATCCAGCATGGTGCTGATTTTGGGTTATTATCACCCGAGGAGCAACAGCTCTGCATGCAGCTAAAAATACTTCCTAAACCCTATCTGGCCATTAAGGAAGTTATGTTCAGGGAGCTACTCAGGACAGGTGGTAAcctgaagaagaagcaatGTCGTGAGTTGTTGAATATAGATGCTGCCAAAGCCAATAAGATCTATGAATTTTTTGACTACCAAAATTGGTTATAA
- the RPS17B gene encoding 40S ribosomal protein eS17 (Syntenic homolog of Ashbya gossypii AER319W; Syntenic homolog of Saccharomyces cerevisiae YDR447C (RPS17B) and YML024W (RPS17A); 1-intron in Ashbya gossypii) — MGRVRTKTVKRASKALIERYYPKLTMDFQTNKRLCDEIATIQSKRLRNKIAGYTTHLMKRIQKGPVRGISFKLQEEERERKDQYVPAVSALDLSHTKGVLNIDAQTADLIKNLGMKLPMSVSNVSGQRDRRIRRRN; from the exons ATG GGTAGAGTTAGAACCAAGACCGTTAAGCGTGCCTCCAAGGCTTTGATTGAACGTTACTATCCTAAGTTGACTATGGATTTCCAAACCAACAAGAGATTGTGTGATGAAATCGCCACTATCCAATCTAAGAGATTGAGAAACAAGATTGCTGGTTACACAACTCATTTGATGAAGAGAATCCAAAAGGGTCCAGTTAGAGGTATTTCCTTCAAGTTgcaagaagaagaaagagaaagaaaGGATCAATATGTTCCAGCTGTCTCTGCTTTGGACTTGTCTCACACCAAGGGAGTGTTGAACATTGACGCCCAAACCGCTGACTTGATCAAGAACTTGGGCATGAAGTTGCCAATGTCAGTCTCCAACGTCTCTGGTCAAAGAGACAGAAGAatcagaagaagaaactgA
- the ECM11 gene encoding Ecm11p (Syntenic homolog of Ashbya gossypii AER320C; Syntenic homolog of Saccharomyces cerevisiae YDR446W (ECM11)): MTVLKNEAGSYENMSPFITPAPLEELSTNQKEQHLSHSRPAKNSPDKHQKVVKASTIITKEQKNIALTKILLKQANVNPIVSKHELSEEESITVESAPKPPLVQTPTRQQSPTRPNQANSINKPVTVPDTLYIDTPKPAKVKPLEKVRDEPRKDPGPYQNIESLLYEQNNTLFEAENYQEIFTQAEDTEQYCRVASLDFQEWSAMGQEILEEQRELMEKMVANRAKLSHKFQVITRIINDRAQVLMDQGNRFQKKLERIQSLGKEILDMI, translated from the coding sequence ATGACAGTCTTAAAGAACGAAGCAGGCTCTTACGAGAATATGTCACCATTTATTACTCCGGCTCCTCTTGAGGAGCTTTCGACAAATCAGAAAGAGCAACATTTATCGCATAGCCGCCCAGCTAAAAACTCCCCAGATAAACATCAAAAAGTTGTAAAAGCTTCTACCATAATTACTAAGGAGCAGAAGAATATTGCATTGACTAAGATACTATTGAAGCAGGCTAACGTAAATCCGATTGTGTCGAAGCACGAACTCAGCGAGGAAGAAAGTATCACTGTTGAATCTGCCCCCAAGCCGCCCCTGGTGCAAACTCCAACTCGTCAACAGTCACCAACGCGGCCAAATCAAGCAAATTCAATCAACAAACCAGTGACTGTGCCTGATACACTTTATATCGATACCCCAAAGCCCGCCAAAGTCAAGCCTTTAGAGAAAGTTCGCGACGAACCCAGGAAAGATCCTGGACCCTACCAGAACATAGAAAGTCTACTCTATGAGCAGAACAACACACTCTTTGAGGCTGAAAACTACCAGGAAATCTTCACTCAGGCCGAAGACACAGAACAGTATTGTAGGGTGGCATCGCTTGACTTCCAAGAATGGTCCGCGATGGGCCAAGAAATCCTAGAAGAGCAACGGGAACTAATGGAAAAAATGGTAGCAAATAGAGCAAAGCTTAGCCATAAGTTCCAAGTCATCACACGTATCATTAATGACCGTGCACAGGTCCTTATGGACCAGGGAAACCGCTTCCAGAAAAAGCTAGAACGCATTCAGTCTCTGGGCAAAGAAATCCTAGACATGATCTAA
- a CDS encoding putative hydrolase (Syntenic homolog of Ashbya gossypii AER322C; Syntenic homolog of Saccharomyces cerevisiae YDR444W) gives MLGLSRDGSSDIGTSTSEDISLLLDDQRGVALGELVRYKVRVHKSKLKDNTINELYIALKNIESPLLRPVYLTGPYSLYVDIRPHNYCGLREFNGDDLQFIADMKPDETFDGILRLNDDARVGDGDVYAWTIDVLSQMTVMTGHAVRYRMVVSYSSLGIRVGMKQDRKVLEAVDCFEVEILNTEQIWNAAPKFPSRPIHLVFLTHGVFSNVGCDMLYINDRLREEFENVQESDNPNLVIRGYFDNAGKTHKGVEYLGSRLAEYFISTIDELRQDYKVSKVSFIGHSLGGVVQAAALHFTYLKRPELFDVSKSGVEPINFIAIASPFLGVIGDVPMYASFALDLGALGKTGRDLNLKNDLVLFRFKHKKNEERRSILEVIATGPAQSLFRSLAHRTLYANATHDGIVPLRTAALLYLDWYGLQAVNCIKEKETEKEKEKEKEGESDMSVEKDPLSADTVEIPIEKEGKTQGSRWLLPRNVHRKSKHKWYKRSQTIRPGSASIWDDDIDFHPPTKASALMSAANILVAPLPKQEYLKSPSTRTDTIFHDKVYYPEELPAPHYKDRELVKKLIYPNDRVHRIQENIARGWQETMSWRKVLVSLQPETHNNIIVRRRFVNAFGWVVIEHLVKEHFSISAS, from the coding sequence ATGCTTGGCTTATCGAGGGATGGCTCGTCCGATATCGGTACTTCAACTAGTGAAGATATTTCCTTATTGTTAGATGACCAACGTGGTGTTGCTTTAGGTGAATTAGTAAGATACAAGGTTCGTGTACACAAGTCTAAGTTAAAAGATAATACAATTAATGAGTTATATATTGCGCTTAAAAACATTGAATCGCCGCTTCTCAGGCCAGTGTACCTAACTGGTCCATATTCTCTTTACGTTGATATTCGACCCCATAATTATTGCGGCTTGAGGGAGTTCAACGGTGATGATCTACAATTCATAGCGGACATGAAACCCGACGAAACGTTTGATGGAATTCTGAGGCTAAACGATGATGCTCGTGTTGGTGATGGGGATGTGTATGCATGGACAATTGATGTTCTTTCACAGATGACGGTTATGACCGGTCATGCGGTTCGATATCGGATGGTAGTTAGCTATTCAAGTTTAGGCATTCGAGTGGGAATGAAGCAGGATCGCAAAGTGCTTGAAGCGGTTGATTGCTTTGAAGTAGAGATTTTAAATACGGAGCAAATATGGAATGCTGCACCTAAGTTTCCAAGTAGGCCTATTCATTTGGTGTTTCTTACCCATGGGGTATTCTCTAACGTTGGATGCGACATGTTATATATCAATGACAGACTGCGAGAGGAATTTGAGAATGTGCAGGAAAGCGATAACCCCAATCTAGTTATTAGAGGGTATTTTGATAATGCTGGGAAGACCCATAAAGGAGTTGAGTATCTTGGCAGTCGTCTTGCAGAGTACTTTATAAGCACGATAGATGAATTGCGGCAAGATTACAAGGTTTCTAAAGTATCTTTTATTGGTCATTCTTTAGGAGGAGTGGTCCAGGCTGCTGCTCTGCACTTTACATATCTTAAGCGCCCGGAGTTATTCGATGTCTCAAAGTCAGGAGTGGAACCTATAAACTTTATTGCCATTGCCAGTCCCTTCCTGGGGGTCATTGGTGATGTTCCCATGTATGCTTCCTTTGCATTGGATTTGGGGGCCCTTGGGAAAACTGGCAGGGACTTAAATCTAAAGAATGACCTAGTTCTGTTCCGTTTTAAGCATAAAAAGAATGAGGAACGTCGGTCTATCCTTGAGGTTATAGCTACTGGGCCGGCCCAGTCTTTGTTTCGCAGCTTGGCTCATCGTACTTTGTATGCGAACGCTACTCACGACGGAATTGTCCCTCTGCGAACTGCAGCTCTGCTGTATTTGGACTGGTATGGCCTACAAGCCGTCAATTGTATTAAAGAGAAGGAAACTGAGAAGGAAAAGGAGAAGGAAAAGGAAGGAGAATCAGATATGTCTGTTGAAAAGGATCCTTTAAGCGCTGACACTGTAGAAATACCCATTGAAAAAGAAGGAAAAACTCAAGGGTCAAGGTGGCTCCTTCCAAGGAATGTGCACCGTAAAAGTAAACATAAATGGTATAAACGATCACAAACTATTCGTCCTGGTAGTGCTTCTATCTGGGATGATGACATTGATTTCCATCCACCTACAAAGGCATCCGCCTTAATGTCTGCAGCTAATATTTTGGTTGCTCCTTTGCCCAAACAAGAGTATTTAAAATCGCCATCAACTCGTACAGATACGATTTTTCACGATAAAGTCTACTATCCAGAGGAATTGCCAGCTCCACACTACAAGGATAGGGAGCTAGTAAAGAAGTTAATTTACCCTAATGATAGAGTACATCGAATACAGGAAAATATAGCGAGAGGATGGCAAGAGACAATGAGCTGGAGAAAAGTGCTCGTGAGTCTACAACCTGAAACTCACAATAACATCATTGTAAGAAGACGCTTTGTGAACGCATTTGGATGGGTCGTTATTGAGCACTTAGTTAAAGAACATTTCAGCATTTCAGCGAGCTAA